CCTCAATCCGATAAAGGTCACACTTTCCTGGTCAGTTTTCCTTGATCACAACACCATGTTTCTTTATCATTGAGCCACCGCAGCAGCGAGTATTAGAATGCTGTGGAACGCGTTTTTCTTCCAGTAAGACTAAATTAACCTCAATAACATTGAATAGCGACACCTAACGCCCTTTGCGCCTGTTTTTGATTTGACATCGGCCACTTGTAGCAGTCACTGGGTGCTACGGCACGGATCATCGTTCGCTGGAAGCCTTCGTTCTTGTCTTAGGGTTTGAAGCTGCGCTCGCTGCTCGTGTCGTGGCCATCATCGTCCTGACCAGGGTTGCACTCATAGTATCGAAGGTTGCGCAATAAAAGGTTGAATCCACAAGCAATCAGAGATCCAACGATCGGACCAAGCCAGTATATCCAGTGATAGCTGGGGAAAATGCCATCAACAGCAGCGGGTCCAAAAGATCGAGCTGGGTTGAGGGAACCGCCAGTGAAGTAGACGCCTGAGGAACGTAATGTTAGTATCTATTGTGCTCAGCCTGAAGACAGAATGGGTCGTGCTTACCTGTGAGTTCGGCAAGGAAGAATGACAGACCAATGCCCACAGGGGCAAGGAAGGTAGAGCGATGTTTCTCAACGGCCAACATCAAGATGACAAACACCAGCTGAGCGGTCAAGATCACCTCGATGAAGAAGCCCTGAGCTGTGTTTGTGCCACCACCCAGTCCTGTGGTCACGGAGAGGGGACCAGGAAACATGGCAGAAGCCACCCCGGCTGCACATAATCCGGCTATGATTTGAGTGGGCATGATGAGAAGAGCTCTCAGTAGCGGTAGGCCACCACAAACAGTGAGGGCGAGAGTCACCTATGAAGATCTTGCGTGAGTTACACAAACATGGTAAGCTGGGACATCTCCACACTTACCACAGGGTTGAACATCCCACCCGTAACTCTGTAAAATGCCCACACATTTGCAGTAAGGGAGACTCCGAATGAAAGCGCGATGAAGATAATGGATGGGAGGTTGGGGTCCGATCCTGGTGCTCCAAGAGGCGTGTTGGCAACTTGAGTACCGGCGAatgagaagaagaggaagaggaatgTTCCGACAAACTCCCCGAGCACAGCTACAATGTTATTCCTCGTGGTATTGGCAATGTTGAGCATTGGTAACGTGCCAGCAACATTCGAGCTATCGCCCGAAAGCTGACGACCGACTTTGGTGTTCACCATTGTGAGATGACGATGTGTAATCCAGGGGAAATGGTTTTTGATTGCGAACTCTGTGATTGCAAGCTTCCGAGCTCAAGGTGAAGAATCCGTTTTTTAAAGACACGTCTGTCCTTATAACGAGAAATGAATTTCGATCTCTCTTGTGGCATCCTTTATAACTTTTCGATTCACGGAGGCTTCCCTCCTTACAAGAGGGTGTGCAACTGATACATGGCTCTCGAGAGCGTGCCCCGTTTGCTGCGCAGACACTCAAATCCGCATTCGTCGCAACCTCCATGATACAGAAAAGCCCAACCCAAAGCGGTTATGTCTTCAAGAACTGGTTGTCGCCGGTGACGCCACACGACCCATGGCGCCGGGTGAGTATGCCAAGCTACGAGGCCTGGACTCCTCTCCGGAACGAGGTCGATGGACCTAACGGTAATTAGCGTATACACACCCGCACATGGCTGCTAGTCTTCCCCAGCCACAGAGAGCATCTAGTAGGAACTTGTCTCGGTTGCGGCACCGGTCATGGTCATTGATGGGCATTAAGCTGCGTACTATGGAGGGAGGACGTCACCCTCGACGTAGTTTGGAAAGACGGGACCCTCATTCATGATGAGGTCAAGGAAATAATCGACGATGATCTGATATTGCAGGTCGCAAGCTCTTAGCTAGCTGCAACTTTCTGTGTGTGTACAACTGGGCTATGGTTGCATTTCAATCCTTGAAAACCAAAGTCAAATACTA
This is a stretch of genomic DNA from Colletotrichum lupini chromosome 10, complete sequence. It encodes these proteins:
- a CDS encoding MIP family channel protein yields the protein MVNTKVGRQLSGDSSNVAGTLPMLNIANTTRNNIVAVLGEFVGTFLFLFFSFAGTQVANTPLGAPGSDPNLPSIIFIALSFGVSLTANVWAFYRVTGGMFNPVVTLALTVCGGLPLLRALLIMPTQIIAGLCAAGVASAMFPGPLSVTTGLGGGTNTAQGFFIEVILTAQLVFVILMLAVEKHRSTFLAPVGIGLSFFLAELTGVYFTGGSLNPARSFGPAAVDGIFPSYHWIYWLGPIVGSLIACGFNLLLRNLRYYECNPGQDDDGHDTSSERSFKP